In Deinococcus puniceus, one genomic interval encodes:
- a CDS encoding cytochrome c biogenesis CcdA family protein, which yields MLLLLIAFVGGVLTVISPCVLPVLPVLLSGTVGGKARPAGIIVGFVGSFVVLTLFLSTLVSALNLSPDAVRWGAVALLFVFGLTLAVPALQLRFEVLAARVVPHRVATGNSKGGDGFGGGLLVGLTLGLVWTPCVGPILASVTTLALSGQVTAFAVAVTLAYALGVALPMLAIMRGGRAMLKRVPALMGNLSRIQQTFGVVLAVFAVGMAFGLDRAAQTFIVERVPYVQRLTFLEETDSVREQLEQQAP from the coding sequence GTGCTGCTGCTGCTGATCGCCTTTGTGGGCGGCGTGCTGACCGTCATTTCGCCCTGCGTGCTGCCCGTGTTACCTGTGTTGCTGTCGGGCACGGTGGGCGGAAAGGCGCGGCCCGCCGGAATCATCGTGGGGTTCGTGGGCAGTTTCGTGGTGCTGACACTGTTCCTCTCCACGCTGGTGTCGGCCCTGAACCTCAGCCCGGATGCCGTGCGCTGGGGCGCGGTGGCCCTGCTGTTCGTCTTCGGCCTGACGCTGGCGGTGCCTGCCCTGCAACTGCGTTTTGAGGTACTGGCCGCAAGGGTGGTGCCCCACAGGGTTGCCACTGGAAACAGCAAGGGCGGCGACGGCTTCGGCGGTGGCCTGCTGGTAGGCCTGACGCTGGGGCTGGTCTGGACACCGTGCGTGGGGCCGATTCTGGCCAGCGTCACGACGCTGGCGCTGAGCGGGCAGGTCACGGCCTTCGCGGTGGCGGTCACGCTGGCGTATGCCCTCGGCGTGGCGCTGCCCATGCTGGCCATCATGCGCGGCGGGCGGGCCATGCTGAAGCGGGTTCCGGCCCTGATGGGCAACCTGAGCCGGATTCAGCAGACGTTCGGGGTGGTGCTGGCCGTGTTCGCGGTGGGCATGGCGTTCGGGCTAGACCGCGCCGCCCAGACCTTTATCGTGGAGCGCGTGCCTTACGTGCAGCGCCTCACCTTCTTGGAAGAAACCGATTCGGTACGCGAGCAGTTGGAGCAGCAAGCGCCCTGA
- a CDS encoding thioredoxin family protein, producing MSDYTPNTAAASRSALSRLALPALVLPGMLVAAALLSSAAPAQTMATPTMTTPAMTDTMKKSGGYVVYTKAAFDAAKGTQRVLFFHATWCPNCKAADADIKKNLAQLPAGVTVFKTDYDKESALKKQYGITYQHTFVLVDAQGKALKKWAGGNLRDIIANTKKANTN from the coding sequence ATGTCTGACTACACGCCTAACACCGCCGCCGCATCCCGTTCCGCCCTGTCCCGCCTTGCCCTGCCCGCGCTGGTGCTGCCCGGAATGCTGGTGGCTGCCGCGCTCCTCAGCAGCGCCGCGCCTGCCCAAACAATGGCGACTCCGACGATGACCACTCCGGCCATGACCGACACCATGAAGAAGTCGGGCGGCTACGTGGTGTACACCAAAGCCGCCTTCGACGCCGCCAAAGGCACGCAGCGGGTGCTGTTCTTTCACGCGACGTGGTGCCCCAACTGCAAGGCCGCCGACGCCGACATCAAAAAGAATCTGGCGCAGTTGCCCGCAGGCGTGACCGTTTTCAAGACCGACTACGACAAGGAATCGGCCCTGAAGAAGCAGTACGGGATCACCTACCAGCATACCTTCGTGCTGGTGGACGCGCAGGGCAAGGCGCTGAAAAAGTGGGCAGGCGGCAACCTGCGCGACATCATCGCCAATACCAAGAAAGCCAACACCAACTAG
- a CDS encoding ArsC/Spx/MgsR family protein, with protein sequence MFGTKKNPATRAAERFFKERRVKIHFVDLSVKPIAKGELTRFVQKFGLNALLDMEGKAYERSNLAYLRTTEEGIITRIIETPELLKLPLVRGGKVLTVGEDAEGWGRMLEG encoded by the coding sequence ATGTTCGGCACCAAAAAGAACCCCGCCACCCGCGCCGCCGAGCGCTTTTTTAAGGAGCGCCGGGTCAAGATTCATTTCGTAGACCTGAGCGTGAAGCCGATTGCCAAGGGTGAACTGACCCGCTTTGTGCAGAAATTTGGCCTGAATGCTCTGCTGGACATGGAAGGCAAAGCCTACGAGCGGTCTAACCTCGCCTACCTGCGAACCACCGAAGAAGGCATCATCACGCGGATCATAGAGACGCCGGAACTGCTGAAGCTCCCGCTGGTACGGGGCGGCAAGGTGCTGACGGTGGGCGAGGATGCGGAAGGGTGGGGGCGGATGCTGGAGGGGTGA
- the ruvB gene encoding Holliday junction branch migration DNA helicase RuvB — protein sequence MTEPLDPALRPKTLTEYVGQERLKEKLGVYLQAAKGRKEALDHTLLFGPPGLGKTTLAHIIAHELGVNIRVTSGPAIEKPGDLAAILTNSLEEGDVLFIDEIHRLGRVAEEHLYPAMEDFKLDIVLGQGPAARTIELPLPRFTLVGATTRPGLITAPMRSRFGIMEHLEYYTPEEIGTNLLRDARLLGFGLDETAAIEIGARSRGTMRIAKRLLRRVRDYAEVAGESLIGLDRAMHALDKLGLDAAGLDDRDKKYLETLIHRFAGGPVGVDTLATAISEDALTLEDVYEPYLIQLGFIKRTPRGRVATAHAYDHLGLPVSGVDGDFSGFLTN from the coding sequence ATGACCGAACCGCTCGATCCCGCCCTCAGGCCCAAAACACTGACGGAGTATGTGGGCCAAGAACGCCTGAAAGAAAAGCTGGGCGTGTACCTTCAGGCCGCAAAGGGCCGCAAAGAAGCGCTGGATCATACGCTGCTGTTCGGGCCGCCCGGACTGGGGAAGACCACACTGGCCCACATCATCGCGCACGAACTCGGCGTGAATATCCGCGTGACTTCCGGCCCCGCCATCGAAAAGCCGGGAGACTTGGCGGCCATCCTGACCAACAGCCTCGAAGAAGGCGACGTGTTGTTCATCGACGAAATTCACCGTCTGGGGCGCGTGGCCGAGGAACACCTTTATCCGGCGATGGAAGATTTTAAGCTGGACATCGTGCTGGGTCAGGGGCCAGCCGCCCGCACCATCGAATTGCCGCTGCCGCGCTTTACGCTGGTGGGGGCCACCACCCGCCCCGGCCTGATCACCGCGCCCATGCGCTCGCGGTTCGGCATCATGGAGCATTTGGAGTACTACACCCCGGAAGAAATCGGCACCAACTTGCTGCGCGACGCCCGCCTGCTGGGGTTCGGGCTGGACGAAACCGCGGCCATAGAAATCGGCGCACGCAGCCGGGGCACCATGCGAATTGCCAAACGCCTGCTGCGCCGGGTGCGCGACTATGCCGAAGTGGCGGGCGAAAGCCTGATCGGGCTAGACCGCGCCATGCACGCGCTCGATAAGCTGGGGCTGGATGCGGCGGGCCTCGATGACCGCGACAAGAAGTACCTCGAAACCCTGATTCACCGCTTTGCAGGCGGCCCGGTGGGTGTGGACACCCTCGCCACCGCCATCAGCGAGGACGCCCTGACGCTGGAAGACGTGTACGAGCCGTACCTGATTCAGCTGGGCTTTATCAAGCGCACGCCGAGGGGCCGCGTGGCGACGGCGCACGCCTATGACCATCTAGGCCTGCCCGTGAGTGGCGTGGACGGGGATTTTTCAGGCTTTTTGACGAATTAG